The Rhodopseudomonas palustris genome window below encodes:
- a CDS encoding amidase has product MALKEYGDFDGVGLAELVRRKQVTPGELLDEAIARTDALDDKLNAVVVRHDDYARQQIDNGLPEGPFTGVPFLLKDLDLLAGTRTTFGASLYKDFVAPHTGTLAGRFLASGVTIFGKSASPEFGLMPTTESRLHGPTRNPWNLDHSSGGSSGGAAAAVAARILPVAHASDGGGSIRIPASACGVFGLKPTRARNPLGPDRGEGWGGFACGHVVSITVRDSAAMLDALHGPEPSSPYVAPAPERPFAQEVGRDPGRLRIAFTDASTYGDAIDPEIAAAVRDTAKMLEGLGHHVVQRAPKLPADPADVIATIVACNTGLTVKLAEQVLGRPVTDRDFEKLTLASAANAGRASGIDYCAAQLAAFRISHALSDFFADIDVFLSPTLCLPPLEIGELDTMASDLSGISPLLRRYIPGTSLFNMSGQPAMSVPLAWTASGLPIGMMFAGRFGDEATLLRLASQLERERPWKSRRPPVCA; this is encoded by the coding sequence GTGGCATTGAAAGAGTACGGCGATTTCGACGGCGTCGGACTCGCCGAGCTGGTACGTCGCAAGCAGGTCACGCCCGGTGAACTGCTCGACGAGGCGATCGCGCGGACCGATGCGCTCGACGACAAGCTCAACGCGGTCGTCGTTCGGCATGACGACTATGCGCGACAGCAGATCGACAACGGCTTGCCCGAAGGTCCGTTCACCGGCGTGCCGTTTCTGCTGAAGGATCTCGATCTGCTCGCCGGCACCCGCACCACTTTCGGCGCCAGCCTGTACAAGGACTTCGTCGCGCCGCACACCGGCACGCTGGCGGGCCGGTTTCTCGCTTCGGGCGTGACGATCTTCGGCAAGAGCGCGAGTCCGGAATTCGGGCTGATGCCGACCACGGAATCGCGGCTGCACGGGCCGACGCGCAATCCGTGGAATCTCGATCACTCCTCCGGCGGATCGTCGGGCGGCGCCGCCGCGGCGGTGGCGGCGCGGATCCTGCCGGTGGCGCATGCCAGCGACGGCGGCGGGTCGATCCGGATTCCGGCGTCGGCCTGCGGCGTGTTCGGGCTGAAGCCGACGCGGGCGCGCAATCCGCTCGGGCCGGATCGCGGCGAGGGCTGGGGCGGCTTCGCCTGCGGCCATGTGGTGAGTATCACCGTGCGCGACAGCGCGGCGATGCTGGATGCGCTGCATGGCCCCGAGCCGTCGAGCCCCTACGTCGCGCCGGCGCCGGAGCGGCCGTTCGCGCAAGAGGTCGGCCGCGATCCGGGGCGGCTGCGGATCGCCTTCACCGACGCCTCCACTTATGGCGATGCCATCGATCCGGAGATCGCGGCCGCGGTGCGCGATACCGCGAAGATGCTGGAAGGCCTCGGCCACCACGTTGTACAGCGCGCGCCGAAGCTGCCGGCCGACCCGGCCGACGTGATCGCCACCATCGTTGCCTGCAATACCGGGCTGACGGTGAAGCTCGCCGAGCAGGTGCTCGGCCGCCCTGTGACCGATCGCGACTTCGAGAAGCTGACGCTCGCCAGCGCCGCCAATGCCGGCCGCGCCAGCGGCATCGACTATTGCGCCGCGCAGCTCGCGGCGTTTCGGATCTCGCACGCGCTGTCGGATTTCTTCGCCGATATCGACGTCTTCCTGTCGCCGACGCTGTGCCTGCCGCCGCTCGAAATCGGCGAGCTCGACACCATGGCCAGCGATCTGTCCGGGATCAGTCCGTTGCTGCGGCGCTACATCCCCGGCACCAGCCTGTTCAACATGTCGGGCCAGCCGGCGATGTCGGTGCCGCTGGCGTGGACCGCGAGTGGCCTGCCGATCGGTATGATGTTCGCGGGCCGGTTCGGCGACGAGGCGACGCTGTTGCGTCTCGCTTCGCAGCTCGAACGGGAACGGCCCTGGAAAAGCCGCAGGCCACCGGTTTGCGCCTGA
- a CDS encoding hydroxyacid dehydrogenase, which translates to MTTNKKKLLITESLSEPGRALFAERSDIDVIEFPNMISASDFEALLQAEAPVHGVALGATRFGEAELEASRDMKVVARIGVGYDAVDVPALSKRKVPLMTAGTANSPSVAEQALFMMLTLAKRGVELHALVKTGAWATRLGLLPFDLFGKTVLIVGFGRIGTRTAKRCLAMEMTVLVYDPYVPAAAIEAAGCEPLSDLDAMLPRADFVSLHCPKTPETTGMFDAARLAKMKATAYLINTARGGIVVEQALYDALVAGRLAGAGLDVFEVEPPPLGHKLFDLPNVIIAPHVAGVTREALDRMGEQTARNMLSALDGAPIAANVVNQDVLG; encoded by the coding sequence ATGACGACCAACAAGAAGAAACTGCTGATCACGGAATCGCTGTCGGAACCGGGAAGGGCGCTGTTCGCCGAGCGCTCCGACATCGACGTGATCGAATTCCCCAATATGATCTCGGCGTCCGATTTCGAGGCGCTGCTGCAGGCGGAAGCGCCGGTGCACGGCGTGGCGCTCGGCGCGACGCGGTTCGGCGAGGCCGAGCTGGAAGCGTCCCGCGACATGAAGGTGGTGGCGCGGATCGGCGTCGGCTACGACGCGGTCGACGTTCCGGCGCTGTCGAAGCGCAAGGTGCCGCTGATGACCGCCGGCACCGCGAATTCGCCCTCGGTCGCCGAACAGGCGCTGTTCATGATGTTGACGCTGGCCAAGCGCGGCGTCGAGCTGCACGCGCTGGTCAAGACCGGCGCCTGGGCGACGCGGCTCGGGCTGTTGCCGTTCGACCTGTTCGGCAAGACCGTGCTGATTGTCGGCTTCGGCCGGATCGGCACCCGCACCGCCAAGCGTTGTCTCGCGATGGAAATGACCGTGCTGGTGTACGATCCCTACGTGCCCGCCGCGGCGATCGAAGCGGCCGGCTGCGAGCCGCTCTCCGATCTCGACGCCATGCTGCCGCGCGCGGATTTCGTCAGCCTGCACTGCCCGAAGACTCCGGAGACCACCGGGATGTTCGACGCTGCGCGGCTGGCGAAGATGAAGGCGACGGCGTATCTGATCAACACCGCGCGCGGCGGCATCGTCGTCGAGCAGGCGCTGTACGACGCGCTGGTCGCGGGCCGGCTCGCCGGTGCAGGCCTCGACGTGTTCGAGGTGGAGCCGCCGCCGCTTGGTCACAAATTATTCGATCTGCCCAATGTGATCATCGCCCCGCACGTCGCCGGCGTCACCCGCGAAGCGCTCGACCGGATGGGCGAGCAGACCGCGCGCAACATGCTGAGCGCACTCGACGGCGCCCCGATCGCCGCGAATGTCGTCAATCAGGACGTGCTCGGTTAG
- a CDS encoding CerR family C-terminal domain-containing protein codes for MAPPASDTRARMIEAAIEVFGSVGYDGASTRQLAERAGVNQAAIPYHFGGKRELYLAAAQAIADYMRSRIEPLIDTLRTASVDPVGHIDAVVMRFFQFIAGNAEPEAWTVFFVRCERDADDAFRIIYYQSVARFQSALIAEVAAATGRSPTDEDLKIRTAIVLGAISNFRTLRNVMLSSLGWDTFDAERTRKLEIAVRRLAQAELFGIRAEHEPIAEHSPRSAGSHPPPTA; via the coding sequence GTGGCACCGCCCGCCAGCGACACCCGCGCCCGCATGATCGAGGCGGCGATCGAGGTGTTCGGGTCGGTCGGCTACGACGGCGCCAGCACGCGCCAGTTGGCGGAGCGAGCCGGCGTCAACCAGGCGGCGATCCCCTACCATTTCGGCGGCAAGCGCGAGCTCTACCTCGCCGCCGCGCAGGCGATCGCCGACTACATGCGCTCCCGCATCGAGCCGCTGATCGACACGCTGCGCACCGCCAGCGTCGATCCGGTCGGCCACATCGACGCGGTGGTGATGCGCTTCTTCCAGTTCATCGCCGGCAACGCCGAGCCGGAAGCCTGGACGGTGTTCTTCGTGCGCTGCGAGCGCGACGCCGACGATGCGTTTCGCATCATCTACTATCAATCCGTCGCGCGCTTTCAGAGCGCCCTGATCGCGGAAGTCGCCGCCGCGACCGGCCGTTCGCCGACCGACGAGGATCTGAAGATCCGCACCGCGATCGTGCTCGGCGCAATCTCCAATTTCCGCACCCTGCGCAACGTCATGCTGAGTTCACTCGGCTGGGACACATTCGATGCCGAGCGGACACGGAAGCTCGAAATCGCCGTCCGTCGGCTGGCGCAGGCGGAGTTGTTCGGCATCCGCGCCGAGCATGAACCGATCGCCGAGCATTCGCCCCGCTCCGCCGGATCGCATCCACCACCCACGGCCTGA
- a CDS encoding DJ-1/PfpI family protein produces the protein MSMTRRQFTQTAASAAAAIAVGERTAAEAADRSAPGKPAPETPAHDMSAMPAHWIGKEQIAFLIYPEFTALDMVGPHHMLTGLMGATVHIVAKTRDPVKSDTGLVFVPSATFAECPADLDIVCVPGGTQGTLAAMQDEATIRFLRDRGSRARFITSVCTGSLVLGAAGLLDGYRATSHWAAKPVLPVFGAIPSEGRVVRDRNRITGGGVTAGIDFGLSLVGQLRDRQYAEVAQLIAEYAPEPPYDAGTPARAPAEVRALTEPMFVDFLKQAEAVGRAAFARNKTL, from the coding sequence ATGTCGATGACCAGGCGGCAGTTCACTCAAACCGCGGCCTCGGCTGCCGCGGCGATCGCGGTCGGCGAGCGTACCGCTGCTGAAGCGGCGGATCGGTCGGCTCCGGGCAAACCCGCGCCGGAGACTCCGGCGCACGACATGTCGGCGATGCCGGCGCATTGGATCGGCAAGGAGCAGATCGCGTTCCTGATCTATCCGGAGTTCACCGCGCTCGACATGGTCGGCCCGCATCACATGCTGACCGGGCTGATGGGGGCGACGGTGCACATCGTCGCCAAGACGCGCGATCCGGTGAAGAGCGACACCGGGCTCGTCTTCGTGCCGTCGGCGACGTTCGCGGAGTGTCCGGCCGATCTCGACATCGTTTGCGTGCCGGGCGGCACGCAGGGGACGCTGGCGGCGATGCAGGACGAGGCGACGATCCGCTTTCTCAGGGATCGTGGCAGCCGTGCGCGGTTCATCACCTCGGTCTGCACGGGATCGCTGGTGCTCGGCGCGGCCGGATTGCTGGACGGCTACCGCGCCACCTCGCACTGGGCCGCCAAACCAGTATTGCCCGTGTTCGGCGCGATCCCGAGCGAGGGCCGGGTGGTGCGGGACCGCAACCGGATCACCGGCGGCGGCGTCACCGCCGGGATCGATTTCGGGCTGTCTCTGGTCGGCCAGTTGCGCGATCGTCAATATGCGGAGGTGGCGCAACTGATCGCCGAATATGCGCCGGAGCCGCCTTATGATGCCGGCACGCCGGCGCGTGCGCCGGCCGAGGTGCGCGCGCTGACCGAGCCGATGTTCGTCGACTTTCTCAAACAGGCAGAAGCCGTCGGCCGCGCCGCCTTCGCGCGCAACAAGACGTTGTAG
- a CDS encoding carbohydrate ABC transporter permease: MASTLTIDKAAPRRNPGYGSMSRDRAWALKWSYFFLTIFAVFSLVPPLYMLITSLKSSQEISAATNPWWVFHPTLGNYIQLLTSNQFLTFFFNSAMVSIFVVTITMLISVPAAFALARMRFWGSATLATGVFLTYLIPDTLLFIPLFKMFATFGDWSGIQLINRWYVLLIIYPTLTVPFCTWIMIGYFASIPKELDEAAIIDGASWFQTLTRIFIPVALPGIIAATIFAFTVSWAQFLYPLVFTTSTDQLVLPVGIITTLIKGDVFNWGQIMTGALLGAAPPLIIYAFLMDYYIAGLTAGATKG, from the coding sequence ATGGCCTCGACACTCACGATCGACAAGGCCGCGCCGCGGCGCAATCCCGGCTACGGCAGCATGAGCCGCGACCGCGCCTGGGCGCTGAAATGGTCGTACTTCTTTCTCACGATCTTCGCCGTTTTCTCGCTGGTGCCGCCGCTGTACATGCTGATCACCTCGCTCAAGAGCAGCCAGGAGATTTCGGCGGCGACCAATCCGTGGTGGGTGTTCCACCCGACGCTCGGCAACTACATCCAGTTGCTGACGTCGAACCAGTTCCTGACGTTCTTCTTCAACTCGGCGATGGTGTCGATCTTCGTCGTCACCATCACCATGCTGATCAGCGTGCCGGCGGCGTTCGCGTTGGCGCGGATGCGGTTCTGGGGCTCGGCGACGCTCGCCACCGGCGTGTTCCTGACCTATCTGATTCCGGACACGCTGCTGTTCATCCCGCTGTTCAAGATGTTCGCCACCTTCGGCGACTGGAGCGGCATCCAGCTCATCAACCGCTGGTACGTGCTGTTGATCATCTATCCGACACTGACGGTGCCGTTCTGCACCTGGATCATGATCGGCTATTTCGCCTCGATCCCGAAGGAGCTCGACGAGGCCGCGATCATCGACGGCGCGTCGTGGTTCCAGACGCTGACGCGGATCTTCATTCCGGTGGCGCTGCCCGGCATCATCGCCGCGACGATCTTCGCCTTCACGGTGTCGTGGGCGCAGTTCCTGTATCCGCTGGTGTTCACCACGTCCACCGATCAATTGGTGCTGCCGGTCGGCATCATCACCACGCTGATCAAGGGCGACGTGTTCAACTGGGGGCAGATCATGACCGGCGCTCTGCTCGGCGCCGCGCCGCCGCTGATCATCTACGCATTTCTGATGGACTACTACATCGCGGGGCTCACCGCGGGCGCAACCAAAGGGTGA
- the glnA gene encoding type I glutamate--ammonia ligase, translating into MTTAKEVLKSIKDNDVKYVDLRFTDPRGKWQHVTFDVSMIDEEIFAEGTMFDGSSIAGWKAINESDMMLMLDPTTAVIDPFFAETTMVITCDILEPSTGEPYNRDPRGIAKKAEAQVKAMGVGDSVFVGPEAEFFVFDDVRYSSSPYNTGFKLDSSELPTNSDTEYEGGNLGHRIRTKAGYFPVPPQDSVQDMRSEMLGAMARMGVKVEKHHHEVASAQHELGMKFDTLTHMADQMQIYKYCIHQVAHIYGKTATFMPKPVFGDNGSGMHVHQSIWKDGKPVFAGNKYADLSETCLHYIGGIITHAKAINAFTNPSTNSYKRLVPGYEAPVLLAYSARNRSASCRIPYTTSPKAKRVEVRFPDPMANPYLAFAAMLMAGLDGIKNKIDPGPAMDKDLYDLPKEELKSIPTVCGSLREALENLDKDRAFLKAGGVFDDDFIDAYIELKMTEVMRFEMTPHPVEFDMYYSQ; encoded by the coding sequence ATGACGACCGCCAAAGAAGTCCTGAAATCCATCAAGGACAACGACGTCAAATACGTCGATCTTCGTTTCACCGACCCGCGCGGCAAGTGGCAGCACGTCACTTTCGACGTCAGCATGATCGACGAGGAAATCTTCGCCGAGGGCACGATGTTCGACGGCTCCTCGATCGCCGGCTGGAAGGCGATCAACGAGTCCGACATGATGCTGATGCTCGATCCGACGACCGCGGTCATCGACCCGTTCTTCGCCGAGACCACCATGGTCATCACCTGCGACATCCTCGAGCCGTCGACCGGTGAGCCCTACAACCGCGACCCGCGCGGCATCGCCAAGAAGGCCGAGGCCCAGGTCAAGGCGATGGGCGTCGGCGACTCGGTATTCGTCGGCCCGGAAGCCGAGTTCTTCGTGTTCGACGACGTGCGCTATTCGTCGAGCCCGTACAACACCGGCTTCAAGCTCGACTCCTCCGAACTGCCCACCAACTCGGACACCGAATACGAAGGCGGCAATCTCGGCCACCGCATCCGCACCAAGGCCGGCTACTTCCCGGTCCCGCCGCAGGATTCGGTGCAGGACATGCGCTCGGAAATGCTCGGCGCGATGGCGCGGATGGGCGTCAAGGTGGAGAAGCATCACCACGAGGTCGCTTCCGCCCAGCACGAGCTCGGCATGAAGTTCGACACCCTCACCCACATGGCCGACCAGATGCAGATCTACAAATACTGCATCCATCAGGTCGCCCACATCTACGGCAAGACCGCGACCTTCATGCCGAAGCCGGTGTTCGGCGACAACGGCTCGGGCATGCACGTGCATCAGTCGATCTGGAAGGACGGCAAGCCGGTGTTCGCCGGCAACAAATATGCCGACCTGTCGGAGACCTGCCTGCACTACATCGGCGGCATCATCACCCACGCCAAGGCGATCAACGCCTTCACCAACCCGTCGACCAACTCCTACAAGCGTCTGGTCCCGGGCTATGAAGCCCCGGTGCTGCTGGCCTATTCGGCCCGCAACCGTTCGGCCTCCTGCCGCATCCCCTACACCACCTCGCCGAAGGCCAAGCGCGTCGAAGTCCGCTTCCCGGATCCGATGGCGAACCCCTATCTCGCCTTCGCCGCGATGCTGATGGCCGGCCTCGACGGCATCAAGAACAAGATCGATCCGGGTCCGGCGATGGACAAGGACCTCTACGACCTGCCGAAGGAAGAGCTGAAGTCGATCCCGACCGTCTGCGGTTCGCTCCGCGAGGCGCTCGAGAACCTCGACAAGGACCGCGCCTTCCTCAAGGCCGGCGGCGTGTTCGACGACGACTTCATCGACGCCTATATCGAACTGAAGATGACCGAAGTGATGCGTTTCGAAATGACGCCGCACCCGGTCGAGTTCGACATGTACTACTCGCAGTAA
- a CDS encoding sn-glycerol-3-phosphate ABC transporter ATP-binding protein UgpC: MAEVNLRKVVKRYDDVEAVRGIDLDIPDKEFVVFVGPSGCGKSTTLRMIAGLEDISDGDIVIGGDVVNDVPPKDRDIAMVFQNYALYPHMTVAENMSFGLRLKKYPKAEIKKRVDEAARMLDITDLINRKPKQLSGGQRQRVAMGRAIVRNPKVFLFDEPLSNLDAQLRVQMRFEIKRVHQKVRTTTVYVTHDQVEAMTLADRVVVMNNGRIEQVGTPNELYHRPATRFVAGFIGSPSMNFIPCTLEENAGRLQIRLSDTLAMPVPEQKAAHYRGIARDKKLQLGIRPEHIADARATLEPGVAAFDALLDITEPMGMETLIYFNLNGSEVCGRVSPNAGARDGGMLRLAVDLNNMHLIDEGTGLVI, translated from the coding sequence ATGGCTGAAGTGAATTTGCGCAAGGTGGTGAAGCGCTACGACGACGTCGAGGCCGTCCGCGGCATCGACCTCGACATTCCCGACAAGGAATTCGTGGTGTTCGTCGGACCCTCGGGCTGCGGCAAGTCGACGACGCTGCGGATGATCGCCGGGCTCGAGGACATCTCCGACGGCGACATCGTGATCGGCGGAGACGTCGTCAACGACGTGCCGCCGAAGGACCGCGACATCGCCATGGTGTTCCAGAACTACGCGCTGTATCCGCACATGACGGTGGCGGAGAACATGTCGTTCGGGCTGCGGCTGAAGAAATATCCCAAGGCCGAGATCAAGAAGCGCGTCGACGAGGCGGCGCGGATGCTGGACATCACCGACCTGATCAACCGCAAGCCGAAGCAGCTCTCCGGCGGCCAGCGCCAGCGCGTCGCGATGGGCCGCGCCATCGTCCGCAATCCGAAAGTGTTCCTGTTCGACGAGCCGCTGTCCAATCTCGACGCGCAATTGCGCGTGCAGATGCGGTTCGAGATCAAGCGGGTGCACCAGAAAGTGCGCACCACCACGGTCTACGTCACCCACGACCAGGTCGAGGCGATGACGCTGGCGGACCGCGTCGTGGTGATGAACAATGGGCGGATCGAGCAGGTCGGCACGCCGAACGAATTGTATCACCGCCCGGCGACGCGCTTCGTCGCCGGCTTCATCGGCTCGCCTTCGATGAATTTCATTCCTTGCACCTTGGAGGAGAATGCCGGCCGGCTGCAGATCCGGCTGTCGGACACGCTGGCGATGCCGGTGCCGGAGCAGAAGGCGGCGCATTATCGCGGCATAGCCCGCGACAAAAAATTGCAGCTCGGCATCCGCCCCGAGCACATCGCCGACGCCAGGGCGACGCTGGAACCCGGCGTCGCGGCGTTCGACGCGCTGCTCGACATCACCGAGCCGATGGGGATGGAGACGCTGATCTATTTCAATCTCAACGGCAGCGAGGTCTGCGGCCGCGTCAGCCCGAATGCCGGGGCGCGGGATGGAGGCATGTTGCGTTTGGCGGTGGACCTCAACAATATGCACCTGATAGACGAGGGGACCGGCCTCGTGATCTGA
- a CDS encoding TonB-dependent siderophore receptor, with translation MQRFLSALCAASVAAVTVPDLAFAQTSTQANTGLPSVVVEPPTRKPTKKRQASATAPRAPAQAAVSTAPPSSGAPVIQTTAGPVQGIRALTASSATRTDTPIEQIPQSIQVVSRQLIEQQGAVTVTEAVQNVSNAQAVNPFVIANTDLQQLKIRGFSAELWRDGMVSMYNPGDRDGLVNVERIEVLKGPNAILYGGGPGAPIGGAVNVVSKLPTDKASQEFGIGLGSYQYWNPFFDINQPLNQDKTALFRVTGEYTGNKSYIDVLDSKRYSINPTLTLTNREDTTLTIQGFLSRQQQQAYPGLPVYGTILGDFRAARDLYIGPSNIEPSYSKTHGATVTLDHQFNSVWSANIKARWSQSEFDQLSQWAFGGDATGAVPAFAPSTWLLSNLEVFQKQQEFTINPSVKAKFDTAISRNTLLIGADYSRVTDRGFMTGDNLGNTCFLTTFACPPAAVDLQNPVFAIPYTRPNPSAGAEYAAYFNFDNTYTTKGGYAQLQSSLYDRVHVLAGARLANIDISYTENALVVPSTFVTDTTKLLPRAGVVVDLVKGLSAYASYSEGMRWAGFTQAVARPEPELSQQVEAGLKFNISAELSGSVAVFEIHRDNVPVTIALGVAGLTQQKSRGFETDMTWQPNRNWSFLGSYGYTDATFAGAFTDSSGVIPAGNKLPYVPEHSGRVWANYKFDPNVLPGWSVGAGVYAASSQYVDNANLWKTDGYYTVDAKIGYEKDGFRAFIALKNLTGEEYFTPYAWLGGQVAPGAPRMVYGQLSYRFN, from the coding sequence ATGCAACGTTTTCTGAGCGCGCTTTGCGCTGCGTCCGTCGCTGCCGTGACGGTCCCCGATCTTGCCTTTGCCCAAACGTCGACCCAAGCCAACACCGGCCTGCCGAGTGTGGTGGTCGAGCCGCCGACGCGAAAGCCGACAAAGAAGCGCCAGGCGAGCGCCACGGCTCCGCGGGCGCCGGCGCAGGCGGCGGTCAGCACCGCGCCGCCGAGCAGCGGTGCGCCGGTGATCCAGACCACCGCCGGACCGGTGCAGGGCATTCGCGCGCTCACGGCGTCGTCTGCGACCCGGACCGACACCCCGATCGAACAGATCCCGCAATCGATCCAGGTGGTGTCGCGCCAGCTCATCGAGCAGCAGGGCGCGGTGACGGTCACCGAGGCGGTGCAGAACGTCAGCAACGCCCAGGCGGTCAATCCGTTCGTCATCGCCAACACCGACCTGCAGCAGCTCAAGATCCGCGGCTTCTCTGCGGAACTTTGGCGCGACGGGATGGTGAGCATGTACAACCCTGGCGACCGCGACGGGCTGGTCAATGTCGAGCGCATCGAGGTGCTGAAGGGCCCGAACGCGATCCTCTATGGCGGCGGCCCCGGCGCCCCGATCGGCGGCGCGGTCAACGTCGTCTCGAAACTGCCGACCGACAAGGCCAGCCAGGAATTCGGCATCGGGCTGGGCAGCTATCAGTACTGGAACCCGTTCTTCGACATCAACCAGCCGCTCAACCAGGACAAGACCGCGCTGTTCCGCGTCACCGGCGAGTACACCGGCAACAAGAGCTACATCGATGTGCTTGACTCCAAGCGCTACAGCATCAATCCGACCCTGACGCTGACCAATCGCGAGGACACCACGCTGACGATCCAGGGCTTCCTGTCGCGTCAGCAACAGCAGGCCTATCCGGGGCTGCCGGTGTACGGCACCATCCTGGGCGACTTCCGCGCGGCCCGCGATCTGTATATCGGGCCGTCCAACATCGAGCCGAGCTATTCGAAGACGCACGGCGCCACCGTCACGCTCGATCATCAGTTCAATTCGGTGTGGTCCGCGAACATCAAGGCGCGCTGGAGCCAGTCGGAATTCGATCAGCTGTCGCAATGGGCGTTCGGCGGCGATGCGACCGGTGCAGTGCCGGCGTTCGCGCCGTCGACCTGGCTGCTGTCGAATCTCGAAGTGTTCCAGAAGCAGCAGGAATTCACCATCAATCCCAGCGTCAAGGCGAAGTTCGACACCGCGATCAGCCGCAACACGCTGCTGATCGGCGCGGACTACAGCCGCGTCACCGATCGCGGCTTCATGACCGGCGACAATCTCGGCAACACCTGCTTCCTGACCACCTTCGCGTGCCCGCCGGCGGCGGTCGACCTGCAGAATCCGGTGTTCGCGATCCCGTACACGCGGCCCAATCCGAGCGCCGGCGCGGAATACGCGGCGTATTTCAACTTCGACAACACCTACACCACCAAGGGCGGTTACGCGCAATTGCAGTCGTCGCTGTACGACCGTGTCCATGTGCTGGCCGGCGCGCGCCTCGCCAATATCGACATCAGCTACACCGAGAACGCGCTGGTGGTGCCGTCGACCTTCGTCACCGACACCACGAAATTGCTGCCGCGCGCCGGCGTGGTGGTCGATCTGGTCAAGGGGCTGTCGGCCTATGCCAGCTACAGCGAGGGCATGCGCTGGGCGGGATTCACTCAGGCGGTCGCGCGGCCGGAGCCCGAGTTGTCGCAGCAAGTCGAAGCGGGGTTGAAGTTCAATATCAGTGCCGAACTGTCCGGCAGCGTCGCGGTGTTCGAGATCCATCGTGACAACGTGCCGGTGACCATCGCGCTCGGCGTCGCCGGCCTGACGCAGCAGAAATCGCGCGGCTTCGAGACCGACATGACCTGGCAGCCGAACCGCAACTGGAGCTTCCTCGGCAGCTACGGCTACACCGATGCGACCTTCGCCGGAGCGTTCACCGACTCCTCGGGCGTCATCCCGGCCGGCAACAAGCTGCCCTACGTGCCCGAACATTCCGGGCGGGTGTGGGCGAATTACAAGTTCGATCCGAACGTGCTGCCGGGTTGGAGCGTAGGCGCCGGCGTCTATGCGGCATCGAGCCAGTATGTCGACAACGCCAATCTGTGGAAGACCGACGGCTACTACACGGTCGATGCCAAGATCGGCTACGAGAAGGACGGCTTCCGCGCCTTCATCGCGCTGAAGAACCTGACCGGGGAAGAGTACTTCACGCCCTATGCCTGGCTCGGCGGTCAGGTGGCGCCGGGCGCGCCGCGAATGGTCTACGGCCAGCTCAGCTATCGCTTCAATTGA
- a CDS encoding P-II family nitrogen regulator, translated as MKKIEAIIKPFKLDEVKEALQEVGLQGITVTEAKGFGRQKGHAELYRGAEYIVDFLPKVKIEIVIADDLVEKAIDAIRRAAQTGRIGDGKIFVSNIEEAIRIRTGESGLDAI; from the coding sequence GTGAAGAAGATCGAAGCCATCATCAAGCCGTTCAAGCTCGACGAGGTCAAGGAAGCGCTTCAGGAAGTCGGATTGCAGGGTATCACCGTCACCGAAGCCAAGGGCTTCGGCCGGCAGAAGGGCCACGCGGAGCTCTATCGCGGCGCGGAATACATCGTGGACTTCCTCCCGAAAGTCAAAATCGAGATCGTAATCGCCGACGATCTGGTCGAAAAGGCCATCGACGCCATTCGTCGTGCCGCCCAGACCGGCCGCATCGGCGACGGCAAGATCTTCGTCTCCAATATCGAAGAAGCCATCCGCATCAGGACGGGCGAATCCGGACTGGACGCCATCTGA